CGGGGGCGATCATCGACCGGCTCGATCTTCTCCGCCCGATCTACGAGCCGTTCGCATGCTACGGGCACTTCGGCCGGGTCGAGCTCGATCCCCCGTGGGAGCGGACCGACCGGATCGAGGAGCTGAAAGCGGCCCTCCCTCGCCGGGGGCTGATCGCCTAGCCGGAGAGCTCGACCCTCTCCACTCCGGGGACGGCGGCCGCCGCTTCCCCGATCTCGGACAGGTCGACCGTGCCGCGATGGCGGATCCTGATTCGGATCGTCACCAGCCCGTCCGGTTTACCCCACTCCCAGCCGACCACCTGGGCCCGCATCCCGGCGCTCCGACAGTGGTTCAGAATCCTCCTGCGCACCTCCTCCCGTTTCTCCGGGTGGACGGTGAGGGAGAGGGAATGATAGACCGCGCTCGGGATCCGCTGCTCGATCCGGTCGATCAGCCCGAGGACGGTGAGCCCAATCGCCGTCCCGCCGACCGCGAGGACGTACAGCCCTTCCCCGGCAGTGATCCCCACCCCGGCGACGTACCAGATCGAGGCCGCGGTGGTGAGGCCGCGCACCCAATCACCGACGCGCAGGATCGTACCCGCGCCGAGGAATCCGATTCCGGTGATGATCCCAGCCGCGACCCGGCCTGGGTCGACGCGGAGCGTCCCGCCCCATGCCCCGGACTGGGCGAGGATCGTGGGGACGGCCTCGAACGTGACCACGACGAGGGCCGCCCCTGCCCCGACGAGGAGATGGGTGCGCAGCCCGGCAGGACGGCCGTGAAACTCCCGTTCGAGCCCGATGACCCCGGAGAGGGCGGCGGCGATCAACACCCGCACGAGGAAGGAAAGCTCCAGCATGGTCCTCCTAAAGCAGCGCCCGCGTC
This window of the Candidatus Bipolaricaulota bacterium genome carries:
- a CDS encoding MgtC/SapB family protein, which gives rise to MLELSFLVRVLIAAALSGVIGLEREFHGRPAGLRTHLLVGAGAALVVVTFEAVPTILAQSGAWGGTLRVDPGRVAAGIITGIGFLGAGTILRVGDWVRGLTTAASIWYVAGVGITAGEGLYVLAVGGTAIGLTVLGLIDRIEQRIPSAVYHSLSLTVHPEKREEVRRRILNHCRSAGMRAQVVGWEWGKPDGLVTIRIRIRHRGTVDLSEIGEAAAAVPGVERVELSG